In Hypanus sabinus isolate sHypSab1 chromosome 10, sHypSab1.hap1, whole genome shotgun sequence, the genomic stretch AACTCAGTGTTGTAcgtagtgacatgtatgtactctgataaataCATTTTATATTTGAAATTTCTCCCTGTAATATTAAGGCTCAAACACTTAAGTGTTTGATTAATACTGGTCTTTTCAGCATTCCTCTGCTAAATCTTTAGAATATGCCTTTTAGGGCTATTCTTCCCAGTCCCACTTATATTCAATTCTACTTTAAAGTTATTTTTGATGAACATTTTATATACAGATGAAATGCTCATGTCTTCTTTAGTTCTCTTGTAAGTTACTTTGTCTAGTATTGATCTAGTATGTTTTCCCTTTATTCACGGACTTCATTTTCAGAGGTTGTTGCAAATTGATAGATGTACTTCACTGTCACCTCACTTCTGGACTTTGGTTCGTTTGTTTATGTTTTGACGAAAACTGTGATCAGATTTGGAATTACTGGGCCTTAGAATGGGTTCACAGCTGCTATGAGACGTGTGGTTATGTAACTCTTAACAGTGAGACCAGAAGGGACGAATGGCTTAATACTTATTATTTTCTTTGTGGTTTTGATTTGCTCGTGCGTTTAGCGAAATACCCAATTCTTTGTTATATTTTAATGAGATATTGATTAGAGCTTAtcttaatttattttgaattaataTGATTCGCAAGGATTTATTTGTACGAGTGGAAGATGGCAGCCTTCACGTGGCCCACTCTGTTAAGTGAGAAATCACGACTAATATCTTCTGTGGGGAGACGAGATATAAATTGTTCATTCCTTCATCTGCAGAATTCAACTGGCGTTTGCGGACACAAGTCTGAAGGCTTGTTCCAAGTTTCTGAAATAGCTGACGTAAGCTGCGCAGTGTTTGTAATTTCAGGAGCCATGTTTAGTATTGATTGTTGACGGCATCATTAAATTTTAATAGCAAGTGAATAAAATTTTTATTGTAGATATAAAAGACTTTAATGTTGTTGTCCGACTATCCTTAAATTTTGAGGCAAACCGTACGGGTGAAACCCGTGAAATTATAGTGGAAATCTCGAACTCTGACCACTGGACTCTGCAGCACATGGGCACCACTTTCCAGGAGGATCAAACAGCTCGGAATGGAGGTTGAACAACTGCGAACCGACAAGATGGCGGGCGGGCGGGAGCGGACTGCGGTCGGAGGGAAGATCTCGCGCAGTTGTGGCGCGGAAAGACCCACCTGCCGTGCGATTGGCTGGTGTCCACAGAGCCTGGCCAATGGAGCAGCGGCTTGGGGGCTGGTGGGCGGAGCGAGCCGAGCTAGAGTCGAGCTGCAGCCGCCACCGAAGGAGCAGACCGGGAACACGAGAGCGGAGAGAACACGCACCAGCACCATGTCTGAGGAAGGAAAGTTATTCATCGGCGGCCTCAACTTTGAGACGGACGAGCAGGCGCTCGAGGAGGTGTTCTGCAAGTACGGGCAGATCTCCGAGGTGCGTGTTATCAAGGACAGGGACACACAAACGTCCCGTGGCTTCGGCTTCATCACCTTCGAGAACCCGGGTGATGCCCACGATGCAATGCAGGCGATGAACGGCAAGTCTCTGGATGGCCGCCAGATCCGGGTGGACCACGCTGAGAAGAAGACGGGAGGCGGTGGCGGCTACGGCGGAGGAGGACGAAGTTACGGCCGCGGGCGAGGCGGCGGATACGGTGCCCGGCAGTATGACACGAGGGACAACTTCTACCGCCAAGATAACTACACCCGAGGCCGAGGCGCCTACAATTATGGAAGCCGCAACACCTACCAGTGACTTGCGTGTGTGTACCCGGCCTGAAACCGAGGCCcacttctctccctcccccaccctttacTTAACACCCTACTGAGGGAGGAGGAGCGGGGAGGCGGAAGGTTCCTGTCCACGAGTCCCGTCCCGCCATTACAGGACTGCCTCTGTTGGTGCCAAACGCCTCTCCCCTCTTATGCTCCACTCGCTTTCCTGCTCCACCCTCTCCTTTGTCCGTCGCGAAGTTTTATAGCTTAAAAGTTCAGCCAGTTTGTAACTTAAAAGACATTTTTTTACTTTGAATTAACGCGGAGGAAGTTGTGGCGGGCGGTAGATGTGCGTAGTGACCCAGCGCCTCTGTGGCGTTGAAGCAGTCTGGTCTCTTCTAATGGTGAAAATGTGTCGTTTGAGAAGCAAAATCCCGCTTTCCGAAGCCTGGGTACTTTATTTACTTAAGACAAATTATTTTGATGGAAAGCTGAACACGTTCTGTATGAAATTCTTTGCAAAGTGAGAAATTAAAAATGGAATTGAATTATTGTCTGCAAAATGCTTTTGTTCAGGTCGTGCGGAGCGGTGGTCGGTGTATCAGGTGAGTGGTGGGTCGGGACGCGGTTTCGGTCTCGTGTGACACGTGGAGTGGCGGCGGGGCCCAGGCGCCTAGGCCCGGCCCGGGGAGGGGCGGACGGGGCACT encodes the following:
- the LOC132401349 gene encoding uncharacterized protein LOC132401349, yielding MSDEGKLFVGGLSLDTDEQALEEHFSKYGQITEVRVIKNRETMASRGFGFVTFDNPEDAKDALQAMNGKSVDGRQIRVGQAEKKRGGGRGYGGGRGGGGGYGNRRRGGGYWDNERSSYGGGGRYDQSERDGYLGGYRSQSQSSYNSYGSRYNRDYDCTWAPLSRRIKQLGMEVEQLRTDKMAGGRERTAVGGKISRSCGAERPTCRAIGWCPQSLANGAAAWGLVGGASRARVELQPPPKEQTGNTRAERTRTSTMSEEGKLFIGGLNFETDEQALEEVFCKYGQISEVRVIKDRDTQTSRGFGFITFENPGDAHDAMQAMNGKSLDGRQIRVDHAEKKTGGGGGYGGGGRSYGRGRGGGYGARQYDTRDNFYRQDNYTRGRGAYNYGSRNTYQ